One genomic window of Sphingomonas ginsengisoli An et al. 2013 includes the following:
- the lptF gene encoding LPS export ABC transporter permease LptF — protein sequence MSLIDRYISRSVAVPLFGTLLLAAMLLVLDKMLRLFDFVVNAGGPVSVVWRMLANLLPEYFALGIPIGLMLGILLAFRKLATSSELDALRGIGAGFGRLLRVPYAYAVALMLLNLFIVGWLQPWTHYGYERLRFDLRSGALGASLKVGEFNTLSRRLTLRIDSSERNGTQLHGIFVQVDDKKGNNVVATAEQGRFLSTDDPDTILFRLERGKLIQDNPKFITPRTLAFNTYDLPIALPRVDTFRARGADQTTAIEEKTLPELAQAAYGGGATGQANLVARANLQFRLVEVIMMLLLPLLAVSLAVPPKRSSSSLGIFVGIVIVVSYHKINQYAQGAGGRGHVPPEIALWIPFVLFAVLILWMYRTLSSKPGGQPIGALERGFAKIAASVRRLLPQFGRETEAAA from the coding sequence ATGTCCCTGATCGATCGCTACATTTCCCGCTCGGTGGCGGTGCCGCTGTTCGGCACGCTGCTGCTGGCGGCGATGCTGCTCGTGCTCGACAAGATGCTGCGCCTGTTCGACTTCGTCGTGAACGCTGGCGGTCCGGTCAGCGTGGTGTGGCGCATGCTCGCCAACCTGCTGCCCGAATATTTCGCGCTAGGCATTCCGATCGGACTGATGCTCGGCATCCTGCTCGCCTTTCGCAAGCTCGCGACCAGCAGCGAATTGGACGCTTTGCGCGGGATCGGCGCCGGCTTCGGGCGGCTGCTGCGGGTGCCTTACGCCTACGCAGTGGCGCTGATGCTGCTCAACCTGTTCATCGTCGGCTGGCTGCAGCCATGGACGCATTATGGCTATGAGCGGCTGCGCTTCGACCTGCGTTCGGGCGCGCTGGGGGCCAGCCTCAAGGTTGGCGAATTCAACACGCTGTCGCGGCGACTGACGCTGCGGATCGATTCGTCCGAGCGCAACGGCACCCAGCTCCACGGCATTTTTGTCCAGGTCGACGACAAGAAGGGCAACAATGTCGTCGCCACCGCCGAGCAGGGCCGCTTCCTCAGCACTGACGACCCCGACACCATTCTGTTCCGGCTCGAGCGCGGCAAGCTTATCCAGGACAATCCGAAGTTCATCACGCCGCGAACACTCGCCTTCAACACCTACGATCTGCCGATCGCGTTGCCGCGGGTGGACACTTTCCGCGCCCGCGGCGCCGACCAGACCACGGCGATCGAAGAGAAGACGCTGCCCGAGCTTGCGCAGGCCGCTTATGGCGGCGGGGCCACCGGCCAGGCCAATCTTGTCGCCCGGGCCAACCTCCAATTCCGGCTGGTCGAGGTGATCATGATGCTGTTGCTGCCGCTGCTGGCGGTATCCTTGGCGGTCCCGCCCAAGCGCAGCAGCAGCTCGCTCGGCATCTTCGTCGGGATCGTGATTGTGGTCTCCTATCACAAGATCAACCAATATGCGCAGGGCGCCGGCGGTCGCGGACACGTGCCTCCCGAGATCGCGCTGTGGATCCCGTTCGTGCTGTTCGCGGTGCTGATCTTGTGGATGTACCGGACGCTGTCGAGCAAACCGGGCGGCCAGCCGATCGGCGCGCTCGAGCGCGGCTTCGCCAAGATCGCCGCGTCCGTACGTCGACTGCTGCCGCAATT
- a CDS encoding M23 family metallopeptidase has protein sequence MAHALTLTNGLLRSRDLFVHDGARLRRIRLSSPFQILLLAVAALLVGWSAFATARMLRAEPTVVASAAPAVPPVMEQRTRLIEQRQAVIEALLLGNKVDPALLAAVSRDAAPAVKDRLAKLETLQAEQAALVAKALDVRYQVTAGELKKLGLTPARVGAEGRGGPLDALRGGADPTFKALFTSWKRLDTLQDGVFAVPSDKPVKTAAFTSSYGVRSDPFQGRAAMHAGIDLAGPIGTPIYATADGTVETAGWNNGGYGNLIKIDHGRGIETRYGHLSQVLVHDGQRVHRGDLIAKMGSTGRSTGSHLHYEVRIDGRAVNPIPFMKSTDYIMALRSNGGGGASMDQVAMGGPATSRAK, from the coding sequence ATGGCGCATGCCCTGACCCTGACGAACGGACTGCTGCGCAGCCGCGATCTGTTCGTCCACGACGGGGCCCGCCTGCGCCGTATCCGCCTTTCATCGCCTTTCCAGATCCTGCTGCTCGCCGTCGCCGCCCTGCTGGTCGGCTGGTCGGCGTTCGCGACCGCGCGGATGCTGCGCGCCGAGCCGACAGTCGTGGCGTCGGCCGCGCCGGCGGTGCCGCCGGTCATGGAGCAGCGCACCCGCCTGATCGAACAGCGCCAGGCCGTGATCGAGGCGCTGCTGCTCGGCAACAAGGTTGACCCGGCGCTGCTCGCCGCGGTCTCCCGCGATGCCGCGCCGGCGGTCAAGGATCGCCTCGCCAAGCTTGAAACGCTGCAGGCCGAGCAGGCCGCGCTCGTCGCGAAGGCACTCGACGTCCGCTACCAGGTCACCGCCGGCGAGCTGAAGAAGCTTGGCCTGACCCCGGCCCGGGTCGGGGCCGAGGGCCGCGGCGGTCCACTCGATGCGCTGCGTGGCGGGGCCGATCCGACCTTCAAGGCACTGTTTACCAGCTGGAAGCGGCTCGACACGCTGCAGGACGGCGTGTTCGCGGTGCCGAGTGACAAGCCGGTCAAGACGGCCGCTTTCACCTCGAGCTACGGCGTCCGCTCCGATCCGTTCCAGGGCCGCGCCGCGATGCACGCCGGGATCGACCTCGCCGGCCCGATCGGGACCCCGATCTACGCCACCGCCGACGGCACCGTCGAAACCGCCGGCTGGAACAACGGCGGCTACGGCAACCTCATCAAGATCGACCACGGCCGCGGGATCGAGACCCGCTACGGCCACTTGAGCCAGGTGCTGGTGCACGACGGCCAGCGCGTTCACCGCGGCGACCTCATCGCCAAGATGGGCTCGACCGGCCGCTCGACCGGCAGCCACCTCCACTACGAGGTCCGGATCGATGGCCGCGCGGTCAACCCGATCCCCTTCATGAAGTCGACCGATTACATCATGGCGCTGCGCAGCAACGGCGGCGGCGGCGCGTCGATGGATCAGGTCGCGATGGGCGGCCCGGCCACCAGCCGCGCCAAATAA
- a CDS encoding exodeoxyribonuclease III produces the protein MKIATFNINGIRARLPRLVEWLEREQPDVACLQELKCADEALPVADIEAAGYGAVWHGQKGFNGVAILAKGATPDLRRVGLPGDPDDSHSRYIEAEVGGVTVASIYLPNGNPIGTEKFEYKLRWMERLREHAATLLASEQAVVLAGDYNVVAEDRDVWSAERMAHDALLQPDTRAAWRKLLFQGWTDALRALHPRDDKLWTFWDYTAGCWQRDAGFRIDHLLLSPAATDRLLAAGVDRWVRGEEKASDHAPTWVVLD, from the coding sequence ATGAAAATCGCGACGTTCAACATCAACGGGATCCGCGCGCGGCTGCCGCGGCTGGTCGAATGGCTGGAGCGCGAGCAACCCGACGTCGCCTGCCTCCAGGAACTCAAATGCGCCGATGAGGCGCTGCCGGTCGCGGACATCGAGGCCGCCGGCTACGGCGCGGTTTGGCACGGCCAGAAGGGGTTCAACGGGGTCGCCATCCTGGCCAAGGGCGCGACGCCGGACCTGCGCCGCGTCGGCCTGCCGGGCGATCCCGACGACAGCCACAGCCGCTATATCGAGGCCGAGGTCGGCGGTGTGACGGTCGCCTCCATCTACCTCCCCAACGGCAATCCGATCGGGACCGAGAAATTTGAGTATAAGCTGCGCTGGATGGAGCGGCTGCGCGAGCATGCGGCAACGCTGCTGGCGAGCGAGCAAGCGGTGGTGCTGGCGGGCGATTACAATGTCGTCGCCGAGGACCGCGACGTGTGGTCGGCCGAGCGGATGGCGCATGATGCCCTTCTCCAGCCCGACACGCGGGCCGCCTGGCGCAAGCTGCTGTTCCAAGGCTGGACCGACGCTCTGCGCGCGCTTCACCCCCGCGACGACAAATTGTGGACCTTCTGGGATTACACCGCGGGCTGCTGGCAGCGCGACGCAGGGTTCCGGATCGACCATCTGCTGCTCAGTCCGGCGGCGACGGACCGGCTGCTTGCGGCGGGGGTCGATCGCTGGGTCCGCGGCGAGGAGAAGGCCAGCGACCATGCGCCGACCTGGGTTGTGCTGGACTAG
- a CDS encoding diacylglycerol/lipid kinase family protein, whose translation MAVRIALLSNPKSTGNLSKLPRIRAFCAEHPDIFHYEVEQASQIGEAMKTIARVRPALLVINGGDGTVQAALTELHNGGHFGSDVPPVAVLPNGKTNLIALDLGAHGDPVVALGKLLEIARHDLAGHVVDRELIALRCGAGEQSPVIGMFLGGAGLADTMLYCRNRIYPLGLPNGVSHGLAAAAVILRGLFGLKAKFLPPEPTPLQVLVSRDGKISGRFALLAVTTLEKLLLGTGIRTEGAGRLKLLAIEQRPVSMLRGIFAMLSSTLVKGKLSGVHVEQADEIQISGDRSSVILDGETFEARTDRPIHLTRAQPLAFVRLAA comes from the coding sequence ATGGCCGTTCGCATCGCCCTCCTGTCCAACCCGAAATCGACGGGTAACCTCAGCAAGCTGCCGCGCATCCGCGCCTTCTGCGCCGAGCATCCCGACATTTTCCATTACGAGGTCGAGCAGGCCAGCCAGATCGGCGAGGCGATGAAGACCATCGCCCGAGTCCGCCCGGCCCTTTTGGTGATCAATGGGGGCGACGGTACCGTCCAGGCCGCGCTGACCGAGCTTCACAACGGCGGCCACTTCGGCAGCGACGTCCCGCCGGTGGCGGTGCTTCCCAACGGCAAGACCAACCTGATCGCGCTCGACCTCGGCGCGCACGGTGATCCGGTCGTCGCGCTCGGCAAGCTGCTCGAGATCGCGCGGCACGACCTTGCCGGTCATGTCGTCGACCGCGAGCTCATCGCGCTGCGCTGCGGCGCGGGCGAGCAGAGCCCGGTGATCGGCATGTTCCTCGGCGGAGCGGGGCTCGCCGACACGATGCTCTACTGCCGCAACCGCATCTACCCGCTCGGGCTACCGAACGGGGTCAGCCACGGCCTCGCCGCCGCCGCTGTGATCCTCCGCGGGTTGTTTGGGCTCAAGGCCAAGTTTTTGCCCCCCGAGCCCACCCCGCTGCAGGTGCTGGTATCGCGCGACGGCAAGATCAGCGGGCGCTTCGCACTGCTTGCCGTGACCACGCTCGAGAAATTGCTGCTCGGCACCGGCATCCGCACCGAGGGCGCGGGCCGGCTCAAGCTGCTGGCGATCGAGCAGCGCCCCGTCTCGATGCTGCGCGGCATCTTCGCGATGCTGTCGAGCACCTTGGTCAAGGGCAAGCTCAGCGGGGTGCATGTCGAGCAGGCCGACGAAATCCAGATCTCGGGCGATCGCTCGAGCGTGATCCTCGACGGCGAGACCTTCGAGGCGCGGACCGACCGGCCCATCCATCTCACCCGGGCGCAGCCGCTCGCCTTCGTCCGGCTCGCCGCCTGA
- the erpA gene encoding iron-sulfur cluster insertion protein ErpA: protein MTSLTLTPSAAKRVAWIAERQGKPAVLRLSVDGGGCAGFSYKFGLAEGQDADDTVAETDGVKLVVDSVSLGLLDGSEVDFIEDLGGSAFKVLNPNAASGCGCGSSFSI, encoded by the coding sequence GTGACCAGCCTCACCCTCACTCCGTCCGCGGCCAAGCGCGTCGCCTGGATCGCCGAGCGCCAGGGCAAGCCGGCGGTGCTGCGCCTGTCGGTCGACGGCGGCGGCTGCGCTGGCTTCTCCTATAAGTTCGGACTGGCCGAGGGGCAGGACGCCGACGACACGGTCGCCGAGACCGACGGCGTCAAGCTGGTCGTTGATAGTGTCAGCCTCGGCCTGCTCGATGGGAGCGAGGTCGATTTCATCGAGGACCTCGGTGGGTCGGCGTTCAAGGTCCTGAACCCCAACGCGGCAAGCGGCTGTGGATGCGGGAGCAGCTTCAGTATCTAG